In Plasmodium coatneyi strain Hackeri chromosome 8, complete sequence, the genomic stretch ATGCGTGTTTTAAACCCCCGCCCTGTCGAAGCGGTTTTAACGACTTTGTGCTAACCTACCAAGGGAATGATGATTGAgaatcccccttttttcttatatgtTCATGTTTAATCTCTCTTTTATGATCTAAGAACATTTTAAGAATTGCAAAATTTGAGTGTGTTGATTTCACCTGTGCGTCCCTGTGACTGTTTTAACCTTTTATTTAAGGGTTGACAAGCGGGTGCAAATTTGTCCGAAAACTGAAACGTtgcaaaattggaaaaacgGGAACAGTTCCAAATTGTCCTTAGCTTCCCCAAATTGTTCGAAACCGAAGGAGCTGAGGCAAACGGTTCCGACAAAGTGGGGAAAACTAGTTTAAGGGAAAAACGCAGCGACACGAAACCGGCGCAGCTAGGTTGGGTGCCCAAACCGAACACGACAGCAGCAGGGAAGTATACACAAACCGGCACAACTAATCGGGAAGAAGAGAGAAAGAAACAAAGCAAAACAGGCAAAACAAACGAAGACAAatataattgaaaaaaacacatgcTCACTTTCCATTTACGTATGTGCACGCATATGTAATGTAAGTGGCATTCATTGTGCCTCTTTCCACGCCACCCACCTCCCCCTCAACCCGCCCAATTACTCTTTCTCTGAATTAATCATATGATGAatagtacatataaatatggtGGGCCGTATTCATGCACATTAACAACGCACGAAGGAAGCTTCGGAGTTTATAATTCCTGTGTAGAATACGGAAAGGAGCAGTTAAGAAATTTCAAACAGCAGatagtaaaaaatgtaatcatCCAGATTTTGCTATTTGAGCACCTGAAAAGGGCAACCAAAGGAGAATTGAATGGTGGGTGTCATAACCACGCAGAACTGCTCAGTAGTAACAACGTACATGTGAGAAAGAGGATCGATGAGAAGAACGCACAAAAAGGCTTTCCTCCCAATCGTCATACGGAATATCCAAATGAAGAATGCACAAGCCATGGGGATGATTGTCATACAAACGGGTGGCATTCGGAAGGtggcaaaaatgtaaaggtgGAAGCATGCGTGGTGCACaggaagagtaaaaaaacgaaaaaaaaatattataataaagggataaagaagaaaaggtatATTGCAAGGAGAGAACACAGGAAACAGaatcaaaatggaggaagcaaTACCATCCGAAGTGATAGTCCCCATTGCGCGCTATTGGAAAAGGGTGACAAGGCGGCATGTATGGGACATTATAATGAAGTTTTTACTCCcctaaagggaaaaaaaatgttatattTTAAGATggtttgtaaaaatatggtGATTGAATTTTTATCCCTCAGTGGGGGAAAACAAGAACTACACAAATCTTCGGCCCCCAAGGTTGGGGAGCCCTCGTATTGCTCATTACTTCCTGTCTACGGTGCAGGCAAAAGTACCCGTAGGAACTTCCCCAATTGGGGTGGCGATCCTACGGCCTACTGCATCAGTAACAGCGGAGGTGACAACAGTGGGAATAATTATTCCGGCGCATATTCAAACGGCAACTGCCGAGGTGACACCCCCAATAGGGGCGGCAGCGCGAATAATTATGGTGGCATGAAAGGTTCTGGAAGCAGCGGAGGTGGCCTTGGGGGTGCAGGAGGAAGTGGTGACAACAACGAGgagaacaacaataacaacaatcACAATACTAACAGGGATGCGTTCCACGATGCAGAGGAGGACGAGCAGGACAATACCAATGATAATAAAAACACCCGTAGTAACATGgacaaaggaaggaacgccATTAACGTGCACGAAATGAATCACATGTATGGAAATCacgagaaggaaaatgcaacCAATCTGATGAATGGAAATTACGTAGACAGCAATGCAGCGAATTCAGAGAatgcatacaaaaatgaaaacagcAGTGGTGGCAGTCATCTTAACAATGCAGGAATGGGCGACCCCTTCTTTGAGAATGCAGAAAGTAACAAAGCGATTGGGCTGCTTAGAAGTGCATCGAACAGTTTAATGAACAAGGGGGGCGGGTCCCCCGCAGAGATGAACAATTCAAATATGAATTATATGCCCCACATGAGTGGGAAGGGCGGGTTGAGCAACGTGCCCCCGAATCAAAGGATGAATTTCCCGAGCATGTTTATGGGACCGAACATGGTACAACCACATGGGGCTCAAAATAGCATGCATAATAGCATGAATAGCAATAATGGGGGTGGAACAGACCCCTTAGATAATATGCAAAATATGAAGCCACCACCAGGAGGAATGTTGAAGCAGAAGCACAACCAGTTCATGTCCCCAGGACAGAACGCAGGAGATAACAAAGTAACCAACTCACAGCAACATAATAGTACCAGCAGCAGTAATAGTAGCATGCCCCCAAATAATTTCATGCCGAATCAACTGCACCAGCAGTTTCAAATTCAACAACAGATGCATTTACAGCATTTATTTCACCAGCAAAATATCCACCCCTATAATATGATGCAGCCAAATAACCCTTCGAAGTTTCCAACCCAACAGGGTCCCCAGAAACAGTCAAATGCTTCTATCCTGAAAATTCCACAAATGTTATCGATGAATTCACTTGACCGGAGGAGCAACTCCATTTCGCAGAAAATGCCTAGGCATGTAATGAACCCAATGGATTCCTCTAGCAATTCGCAAAGAAGTGCCAACACGTCCAGCATATCGTCCATAACGAACCCGCCAAACCATGTAAATTCTATGTCGCTGAAATATCCCTACAAGAGTAGCAGCACATCGCAGCATATCAGTAGCGCCGGTAGTAGTAACAACAATAGCAATAGTAACAGCGGGAACAACCCCCCTGCGGTGAGTGGCCAGCAACATCAGCAGGCGCAGCAACAGCATGGCGTGCAAAACCCGATAAGCAACATAAGTCACAACGTAACGAACAAACAGAACATGCAACAGAGCATACTTCCGGGGTCACATCTCCTGCCGACCAAGCAGAATTCACAGCAGCTGCAAATGCAATCGCCTGGTTCGTCCACCGCGCAGAAGGGGATGCCCCAACAGCTTCAGCACCAGCCAAGTATGCAGCAGCAGATGGGCCCAACGCCGAAAACGATGAACACGACCAGCATATCCGGCTCGATCAACAGACAACCCAACCACTTGTCCTTCTCGAATGTTCCTCCTAACCAGCAAAACGTGCCGCCATTCATGCATGGCAACCCCATGCACATGTACCAGCAGCAGCCGCCGTTTTTCCCGAGAGGATCGTCATCTCCGCAGTCCATGGGTCCCCAGCAGATTTCCTACGATTGGATGCACAGTCCCTACATGCAGCATCAGTACATGCTTCAGCAGTGCCAATTGACCCCTCAACAATTGTTCCTGCAGCAGCAACAGAAGCAGCAGAGCATATTGCACCACGCGCAGCAGAACGTGCCTCCACTGCATCTGCAGGGGCAGAAGCAGCAAAACATGTCCTACCCACATAATCAGCAGCAGCACCATCCGCAGCAACAGATGCAAATGCAGAATTTGGAGAACCTACCTCCACACATGCGAATGATCCAAGCACAGCATGGGGGTATGCCATTCAAGCAAAACGTAGCACAGCCATTTCCACACATGTTTAAGGATAACATGCTTTCGGGAAGTACCAATTTCGAGTttatggaaaatatgaatgaCATGCAAAGGATGGCATCTTTGAAAAGTCACGTCCTGGATGTAACTACCAGCAATAACATCTCACTAGAAGGAACAGTTGAAGAGGACATTTTCGACAGCAATTATCACTGCgatatatgtaataaagaTATAACGCATGCGATTAGAATAAGGTGTGCCGAATGTGTAGACTTCGACTTATGTGTAAATTGCTTCAGCAgtggaaaagaaatgaagtccgaaaaatgtgaacattACAATTATCACAATTATATACCCATACCAAAGTATGACTTCCCTTTGTATAAATTAAACTGGAGTGCAGAAGAGGAGCTGTTACTACTAGATGGGATAAGCAAGTACGGTTTTGGAAACTGGGAACAAGTAGCTGATTTGGTGAATTCTGCTGCTAAAATTCCAAAGACGGATAGACAATGTGAAAAACATTACTataatttttaccttaaatCGAATTGTGCACCGTTGCCAGATAATAAAAGGTTACTAATAAAGCCAGATGGAAATCCATACGACATTGAACACGTGGCAGAGAAGGATATaaacgaaaatgatgaatatgTGCAGCCTAAATCgaagaaaaataacagaACGCAGATTATTGGGTATTGGCCATTAAGAGGAGACTTCGATATTGAGTATGATAACGATGCGGAGTTGTTATTAGCTGACATGGAATTTAAAGAATCAGATTTGCCTCAACAGAAGGAGCTAAAATTACAAGTGCTTGAAATTTATAACTCCAAATTGGATGAGAGAATTTACAGAAAAAGGACCGTTATTGAGAGGGGGCTGTTGGATACCAAGTCACAAATGCAGAGGGATAAGAAGAGGaccaaggaggaaaaggaattgtACACTGCGCTTAAGCCGCTATCGAGGTTTCATTCCCCGCAACATCATGAATATTTCATTCAGTTACTACTGGAGGAGCAGAAGCTCCGTCAGAGGTTGACCAAACTGCAGGAGTGGAAAACGCTGGGTCTGCAAAATATTGAACAGGTGCAGGAGTACGAAATTGAGAAGAACAGGAGGGCCAAGGAAGCAGTcaagcagcagcagcaacaacagcaacaacaacaacagatgcAACAACAGCTGCAGCACCCGCAGGAACAGGCTGAGAAGGTCGGCACGAAAGCCCTGAAGAGCAGCAAAAAGGAATgcaaaattaaacaaaaggacgaagaagaaatggaagaaagcaaaaaattaaacatagACACTTTTGTCGAACTGGACCTCTTAAACGAGAAGGAAGTAGAGTtctgtaaaaatatgaaactcccaattttgtttttcctccttattaAGAGGCTACTAATAATGGAAATTAGCAACAGTAATTTAAATATGCTTAAGGATATCAACGAACTGAAGTTGAAGGGTTACAAGGTGGGTCAACTGTACGACTTCTTCCTCAGCTTTGACATTAACCAGAAAGAGGAACTCCTAAACAACAACGGAAATGGGAACGTTAAAAATTCACAcataaggaagaatgaagatAAGAgacgaaaaatgaaaacgaatTATGACTACAACAGTTTTAATCGGTCTGATAAAGTGGAGGTGGACGACACGAATGATAATGGCGGAAATGCTGGTGGTGCAACGGGCAAAGCGGGGAACAACTATGCGGCAGGAACAAACGGTGCGGCAATTTGCGGCCCGAGCGGCATCACGGGTGCCATCTCAGGTGCAATTGCCAGTCCTAGTGCAATCGATAGTGGCACCCCAACGGTAGGTGGCCAGATGCCCAGTGAAAATGCAGGGAACACCCAGCcgatgaaggaggaaagtggGACCATCCTGAATGAGCACCCCCCAACTGGTGACCCACTAAATGATAAGGACCTACCGGCGAGCACCCAACCAGTGGAGAAAACTGACGAAAACGACAACGTAGGAGCCCCCACcgataaagaaaaaacagctaTGAGTAACGCTCCTGTAATTGCCCCCGATGGAGCTGGTACTACCAACAGGGACAAAAAATCCAGAGAGAGAAGagcaaagaaagaaagagacgAAAAGGTGACGCAGCAATTGATAACTTCCAAAGAATCCGAAGTGGTGAGTAGCCCCCCTAAGGAGGTCAATCCAGGAAGCTCAGAAAATTTAACCCCTagtcaaaagaaaaaaagcaacgtGAAAAAGATAGGAAGTACTAGTACAGCAACAACTttagagggggaaaaaacggaGAGCACGCAAAATTTGGGAAGCCTTGAAGGGGACAAGGAAATTGTATC encodes the following:
- a CDS encoding Transcrition adapter 2, translating into MMNSTYKYGGPYSCTLTTHEGSFGVYNSCVEYGKEQLRNFKQQIVKNVIIQILLFEHLKRATKGELNGGCHNHAELLSSNNVHVRKRIDEKNAQKGFPPNRHTEYPNEECTSHGDDCHTNGWHSEGGKNVKVEACVVHRKSKKTKKKYYNKGIKKKRYIARREHRKQNQNGGSNTIRSDSPHCALLEKGDKAACMGHYNEVFTPLKGKKMLYFKMVCKNMVIEFLSLSGGKQELHKSSAPKVGEPSYCSLLPVYGAGKSTRRNFPNWGGDPTAYCISNSGGDNSGNNYSGAYSNGNCRGDTPNRGGSANNYGGMKGSGSSGGGLGGAGGSGDNNEENNNNNNHNTNRDAFHDAEEDEQDNTNDNKNTRSNMDKGRNAINVHEMNHMYGNHEKENATNLMNGNYVDSNAANSENAYKNENSSGGSHLNNAGMGDPFFENAESNKAIGLLRSASNSLMNKGGGSPAEMNNSNMNYMPHMSGKGGLSNVPPNQRMNFPSMFMGPNMVQPHGAQNSMHNSMNSNNGGGTDPLDNMQNMKPPPGGMLKQKHNQFMSPGQNAGDNKVTNSQQHNSTSSSNSSMPPNNFMPNQLHQQFQIQQQMHLQHLFHQQNIHPYNMMQPNNPSKFPTQQGPQKQSNASILKIPQMLSMNSLDRRSNSISQKMPRHVMNPMDSSSNSQRSANTSSISSITNPPNHVNSMSLKYPYKSSSTSQHISSAGSSNNNSNSNSGNNPPAVSGQQHQQAQQQHGVQNPISNISHNVTNKQNMQQSILPGSHLLPTKQNSQQLQMQSPGSSTAQKGMPQQLQHQPSMQQQMGPTPKTMNTTSISGSINRQPNHLSFSNVPPNQQNVPPFMHGNPMHMYQQQPPFFPRGSSSPQSMGPQQISYDWMHSPYMQHQYMLQQCQLTPQQLFLQQQQKQQSILHHAQQNVPPLHLQGQKQQNMSYPHNQQQHHPQQQMQMQNLENLPPHMRMIQAQHGGMPFKQNVAQPFPHMFKDNMLSGSTNFEFMENMNDMQRMASLKSHVLDVTTSNNISLEGTVEEDIFDSNYHCDICNKDITHAIRIRCAECVDFDLCVNCFSSGKEMKSEKCEHYNYHNYIPIPKYDFPLYKLNWSAEEELLLLDGISKYGFGNWEQVADLVNSAAKIPKTDRQCEKHYYNFYLKSNCAPLPDNKRLLIKPDGNPYDIEHVAEKDINENDEYVQPKSKKNNRTQIIGYWPLRGDFDIEYDNDAELLLADMEFKESDLPQQKELKLQVLEIYNSKLDERIYRKRTVIERGLLDTKSQMQRDKKRTKEEKELYTALKPLSRFHSPQHHEYFIQLLLEEQKLRQRLTKLQEWKTLGLQNIEQVQEYEIEKNRRAKEAVKQQQQQQQQQQQMQQQLQHPQEQAEKVGTKALKSSKKECKIKQKDEEEMEESKKLNIDTFVELDLLNEKEVEFCKNMKLPILFFLLIKRLLIMEISNSNLNMLKDINELKLKGYKVGQLYDFFLSFDINQKEELLNNNGNGNVKNSHIRKNEDKRRKMKTNYDYNSFNRSDKVEVDDTNDNGGNAGGATGKAGNNYAAGTNGAAICGPSGITGAISGAIASPSAIDSGTPTVGGQMPSENAGNTQPMKEESGTILNEHPPTGDPLNDKDLPASTQPVEKTDENDNVGAPTDKEKTAMSNAPVIAPDGAGTTNRDKKSRERRAKKERDEKVTQQLITSKESEVVSSPPKEVNPGSSENLTPSQKKKSNVKKIGSTSTATTLEGEKTESTQNLGSLEGDKEIVSDKKEVEKEINEAKQSEVEASPTAATSGEAIPGGEKPTDVNAPSPYDEEDKEVDEDYGDLDDDGDDRETNADIEPDENEKKSKKKSSKKKTESKEESSDLVSTITVKTSIGDSNSTNEILKSSNNSRRKSVEKIKETPSQVRSNNQSKKKTGETNTIEEKKMGNSSTINNANHSSGKVKKGTPKNDDSLSSEIFESTSKKRSNSKSKKSSDYDLSRNASRVSSHFDLENENSCVETFDSSVELDGKLSKGKKLSTPSPSSSSILSKNDKSRRSKAKSNNLSPDLLSSSVDTKDNDRNDKKAKTAEDTVKKSSKKRKGSTSLVSTSTKKSMKM